From the genome of Cytophagales bacterium WSM2-2:
GAAAGGGAACCTGACGATACGTGATGTAACCAAACCCGTGACTCTTGATGTTACCTATGGAGGTCGTATAAAAGCGGCTAACCAGAGAAACCCGAATGGTGAAAAAGCCGGGTTTAAAATTAAAGGTAAGATCAACCGCAAAGACTATAATTTGAAGTTCAGCGCACCCCTTGAGGGCGGTGGCGTTGTGGTAAGCGATGAGGTGGAAATCAATTGTAAAGTAGAATTGAATAAACAAGCCTAGTGTTTAGAGAGGCTGTCGCAAGGCAGCCTCTTATTTTTTACATGAAAATCGAAGAAGAAATCAAGCAGAGTAAATTCAAAAACCCTTTTCAAAAGGTAGCTATCAATTTGTTGTACACAGCCAAATGGCTGGAGGCAAACAACAATATCTTCTTCAAGGAATTCGGAATTACGGGGCAGCAATTTAACATCCTCCGGATATTGCGAGGTCAGCACCCGGCATCTACTTCTGCTGCCATCATTAAAGAGCGAATGCTCGATCGCAACTCAGATGTGTCGCGAATGCTCGACCGTATCCTCGACAAAAAATTAGTTGTTAAAAGTCAATGCCCTTCCGACAAGCGGGCATTCGATGTGAAAATCACAGACGCAGGCCTTAAGCTTTTGGCTAAAATCGACCTGCGACTGGAAGAAATCGATTCAAAATTTCTCAACCTTACTTCAAAAGAAGCAACTCAACTGAGCGACTTGTTGGACAAGTGCCGGGGTTAGATTTTCGCTAATTCTTCCTTCACAAAACTCATCAACTCACGGATGTAGCTTCGGCTGAAGTCAAATTTGATCCCCGCTGCTTTATAGATTTCGGGAATTGTAGCGAGGTTGCCCAGCTTCAACGCTTCCTGATAATTGCGCAGCCCGTCTTTCTTGTTCTTTTTAAAATTCCTCCAAACGGCAACCGCTCCAAGCTGTGCCATTCCATATTCGATATAATAGAATGGCACCTCATACAAGTGGAGCTGCTTCTGCCACAAATAGTCCTTTGCTTCTTGCAGTCCCGACCAGGCGGTAACCGTATCAGAAAACTGATCAAAAATCAAATTCCAGTTCTTCTTGCGGTCATCAAGAGAGTGCGCCTGATTTTCATAGATCCAATGCTGGAATTTATCAATGGTTGCCACCCACGGGAGTGTTTCAATGATGTCCTCGAGCTGATCGCGCTTGGCACGTTTCAATTCTTTTTCTCCAGGGAAAAAAATCGGCCACTCATCCATCGAGATCAGTTCCATGCTCATAGACGCCAGTTCGGCTACTTCCATAGGCGGAGATTTAAAATCATTCAACTCCAGGTCCTTGGTCAGGAAGTTATGCACGGCATGGCCTCCTTCATGCATGATCGTTGTCATGTCGCGCATGGTTGATGTCGCATTCATGAAAATAAAAGGAACACCAATTTCTGCCAACGGGTAGTTGTAGCCGCCAGGAGCTTTCCCTTTGCGCGACTCCAGATCCAGATGACCCATCTGTTTCATTACTTCCAGGCAATTGCCCAGGTACGGGTCAAGGTTTTTGAAAACGCGAATGGATTTTTCTGTAAGTTCCTTTCCATCACTGAAAGCTTTCAGCGGCTCTCTGCCTTCTGCATCAACTGCTTTATCCCAAGGGCGAAGTTCGCTTAGTTTCATTGTTGCCTTCCGCTCTTTTGAAAATTCATTCAGGAGCGGAACAACTTCTCCTTCGATGGCTTCATGAAAATCAAAACAATCTTTAGGAGAATAATCAAAACGTCCATAGGCCTTAAACTGGTAGTCGCGGAAATTTTTGAATCCTGCATTTACTGCCACACGATGGCGAAGTGAGATCAATCTCGAATAAAGATCATCCAGTGTTTGCTTGTCCTTCAGCCTGCGTTCTGTAATTTTTTTATAAACTTCTTCGCGCTTTGCCCTGTCCGTGGACTGCAATAAAACACCAGCTTGCGGCAACGTCATTTCCTGGTCACCGATGTGAACAGTCATTGCTCCCGACACCTCGGCAAACTTTTGAGTTTCAGTGCTAATCTCCGTGAATAGTGGAATGTTTTCTTCACGGAATAGTTCGACTTCCTTTTTCAGATTGCGCATCATCAGATCAAATCCCCGCTCCTTCATCAGACTTGCACTCCACTGGCTATCCAGCACTTTCTTATTCAATAAATCAGAATAGGGCGCCATGTGGGGCTGAATATTCTGAACAAAATCCTGGTACGCTTTGCTATACTCTTCCTTATCTGTATAACATGTCATGCGAATGTAACGCCACCCCATATCCTCACTCACCACCGATTCAAGTTCGCTACGATCACGCAGCCATTGCTTCAGTTCTTTTTCATTAGTAATTGGCATTTGTACCAATTTCTCGAAGAAAGGCTTTAGCTCATCCCAACTGGAAACCTGAAAATTTTCTGGAATGAACTTGCGCGTAGGGCGTTTGGGAATCGTGATTTGCTCCATTTTACGGTGATAATTAAGATGTCCCAAATAAACCTTAATTTCATGAATTCGTAAAGCTCTTTATGGTCTTAAAGGAGTTTCCCAATCTGGCGTGGCTAAAGCAGCAAATACAGGAGCGATTCGAAAGTCGTCTGGGCTGGAATGGAATTACTTTGAAAGACCAAGGCTGGCCTACGGTCTTAATGAATGTCCAGACTCATGGCGTCTTCCGTGATAACATCAAAGGGCCTCTCAGTTTATTCGGTAATCTTTCCGGGAACAGTTTTGTCACGATCGACAATCGTAAAGTGTGTGTAGATGACGATCATTTCTTTATTTCCAATTCGACACAGAACTATTCACTGGAAATCGAAGAAAAATCAAAAACCGAAACATTCAATATTCACTTTGGCGATCATTTTGCCGATGAACTGATTCAAAGCCAGGCTCCGGCACAAAAGCTTCTTGACAATCAGTTTCAAGCACCCATTGAATCCTTTTCATTCTACAATCGCCTCCTCCGTAAAACAAAGGAGAACAGCGAGCTCTTAAAAAAACTTCAATTGGCCAACGAAGAGTTGCAAGAGCAGGAGTTGCTAGCTGAACTTTTCATATCACTGTTTCAGGAGGAACTGAAACTTAAAAAAGTCGCGGATACTATTCCTTCGTTGAAAAAATCGACACGCGAGGAATTGATCAGGCGCGTACTGTTGGGCACCGACTACCTGCGTGAATTCTATCGCAACCCAATCAATTTGGATGATCTGGCTGCAGCGAGTTGTATGTCCAAATTTCACTTTCTGAGATTATTTAAGATTGCCACAGGGCAGACTCCTCATCAGTTCCTAACCAACGTGCGCATCGAAAAATCGAAAGAGCTTTTGATATCATCGAATTGGGAGATCAAACAAATTGCCGACTATATTGGGTTCCAGGAAAGCAGTTCATTTAGCAGGGCCTTCTACCAGCACGTTGGGGTCTACCCTTCTCAGTTCCGGGACTGACCTCTTTTTAGCAATTTTTGTCATGCCAAAGCAGACGGGATTGACGTTCATTTGAAGAAAAAATCGAATATGAACCAGATCATAGCAACTCTCGGATTTCCCCTGATTACCATCGTTTTTTACTGGCTGGCTCTCGTTGAGCTGAGAAAAGCGCTGCAAAAGACCTCCTTTGAGGAAGCGAAGCAGAAAAGGATTTTCAGACGTGTGATTATTTCACTTTGTATTTGGGCTGTGGCCGTCAGTGCCTGGTCGCTGAGTGGAATGATGCAAAAGTTCAGCTTATTCCCCCTCAACTTCATGCCTGTGCTGGCTATTCCAATGATTACCGTTGTCGTCATCCTTTTCTCAAAGACGACTCGGGAGATTTTGGAACAAGTCGGGCTTCAATCAGTTGTTGCCATTCAGTCATTCCGTTTTTTCGTTGAGGTAGTCATGTGGCTTTTATTTGTCGAAAATCAACTCCCGGTTCAAATGACTTTTGAGGGGCGTAACTTTGATATTCTTGCAGGACTCACAGGAGCGATTGTGGCATGGTTAATCTCCATTCAGAAAGTGAATAAATGGATGCTTGTCATTTGGAATATTGCGTGCCTTGGGCTTCTGGTTAACATCGTTGCGGTGGCCATTCTATCCATGCCTACCCCCATCCAGCAGTTTTTTAACGAACCAATACCCACGCTTGTAGCCAAATTTCCATATGCATTCCTCCCCGCTTTCCTCGTTCCCCTGGCTTACATGCTGCATTTCTTTTCGCTAAGGCAGTTACTTACAAAGCGATCACCGGATGTATCAGAGGCGCGGTTGGTGAGGTAAAAGTTTTCATCCGGCCTTTTTACACAAACAAAAAACCCTGATCCCGCCACCGGGACCAGGGTTTTCCATTTATAATCTTACTTAATTACTCAGCAACCACATTCACAGAGATGTTGTGCTTCACTTCTTTGTGAAGGTCAAGCAACGCTGTGTAAGCTCCCAATTCCTTAGGCTGTTCTTTGAAGCTGATCTTCTTGCGATCAACATCAAATCCTTTGGCTTTGAGGGCATCGCTCACTTGCAATGAAGTAACGGCACCGAAAATTTTTCCGGTCTCACCGGCCTTCGTTCTGATCTCTACTGAAATCTCACCGATTTTTGCAGCGAGAGCTTCGGCATCCTGCTTGATTTTAGCGGCCTTGTGAGCTGCCTGGCGGATATCTTCAGCTACTCTTCTTTTGTTTGGCTCGTTGGCAATCAACGCTACTCCATTCGGAATAAGGTAATTGCGGCCGTAGCCCGGCTTTACTTTTACTGTATCATTTTTGTAACCAAGCCCTGTTACATCTTGTGTCAAAATCACTTCCATGGTATTACAGGTTTAGGTTATTTCATTTGGTCAGCCAGGTAAGGCAGGATAGCGATGTGTCTGGCACGTTTCACCGCTTGAGATACTTTCTTCTGGAACTTCCAGCTTGTGCCGGTCAGTCTGCGAGGAAGGATCTTGCCTTGTTCGTTGATAAACTTCAACAAGAAATCAGGGTCTTTATAGTCGATGTACCTGATTCCGTTCTTCTTAAAGCGGCAGTATTTAGGTTTAATCTCTGCGCGCTTAATAGGTTCATTCATTAGTGTCATGCTTCGGCCCTCTCTCTTTTAGGTGCAACAGTTTTTTTAGTGCGATTGAATTCGCCTTTTTTCCTTCGTGCATTGTAAGCAACAGAGTGCTTGTCAAGCGCAATCGTAAGAAAACGCATTACTGATTCATCACGTCTGAATTCTGTCTCCAGCGTGTTGATGATCCCTGTGTTTTCTGTCGCGAATTCGAGGAGGTTGTAAAAGCCGGTGGACTTGTTTTGGATGGGATAAGCCATCTTCTTCAGCCCCCACTGCTCCTTGTTGACAATCTCGGCTTTCGCCTTGGTCAACACCTTCACAAATTTCTCGACAGTATCCTTTGCCTGATCTTCAGACAAAACGGGATTGAGGATGAATACCGTCTCGTAGTTTTTCATGAATTAAAAATTTGTTTTAATGGGCTGCAAAGGTATAAAATAGGATCGAAATGGCCAAAATAGGCCAGAAAATAGATAATGCCCGTCAAGACGGCTAGGAGGCCTGGCTTTCGCTTTTCTTTATAAAATCCTGCAATTCCGAACTGGAAAACCCAAGTTTTTCGGCCACCAGGGCAATCAACTCCAGCTCGTTTTTGCAAAATTCGCCATCCACCTTGGCAAATTCGATCATTTCTTCGAGCTGTTTTTCCCTGTCAATCATGTTTTGGGGTATAAGATATTGATACTCATTGGCTTTGCTAAGCATCACATTCATACGATCCATGGGGATGCCCCTCTCATAGGCTATTTTAGACAATGCTATCCTCTCCGATTCTTCAATTTTTCCGTCCGCTATCGAGAGCGAAACGAGGTTACGGAAATGTTCGATAGCAGTGGTCAAGATAGTCTTTGGTAGATTTTGAAGTAAGATCGAATTATTCCACTTGTTTTCAAAGCCCGGAAGGGGCTTCAAAATGCTTAGTTACTTTTGTAATAACTATAGGCTAATAGAGTATTTTATTATTGTCGTTGAGGTAATACTTATTGATTATTAGTTGGTAAACTTTATTCACTTTGTATCCAATCCATTTACTAGTCAAATAATCAAGCTGAGCTTGATAAATACCGTCAGTCGCAAGAACATAATTGCCGATTTTGCCTGCGGTCCAGTTCCATTCAAATTGCACTTGAGCGTATGGAGTATGTTCCATTATTCCGGCAAAGTTGGGATGGGTATGCACCATACCTAAGATTTCAATTTCTTCTCCTTGAAAAATCACTTTTGTATGATCTCCATTAATGAGGGAACCCAAAAATTTTAAACTACCCATGACGTGGTTATAACTATTTCCTTTGTTAGGTAAAACCAATAATCCCTGTGACGTAAACAGCCCAAGGTTTTCTTTACATAATCCCTCGTTCACACACCCGCTGGCTTTCCACATATCTTTAAGCCCTTGTCCTATATCTTCAATCTTATATAATACTCCACCATGAAAGGTTGCTCGTGCCTTTCCAGTTTTGTAAACACGCTTTTCAACTCCAGGCGGCCGAGAGAAACTTTTAGTATTGACAATCAGAATAAACAACAATAGGAGCCAGGAGATTTTCATGCTTTTGAAATTTTCAAAAGCAATGCTATCTCAACTTAAAAAATTTTAGCGAGGATAATTATTAGCCTCAATTGTTAGAATAGCTGGTGGTAGGTTAAAATTATTTCAATGATCGGCTATTCATCTATGCCCAAATAATTATAAGGACTGATTTTCTTTAGGTGGTCTTTCAGTTCCTTCTTCACATTCAAACCATCAATAAATGAATAAATCGACTCCTTTGTAATCTTTTCATTTTTGCGTGTCAGTTCCTTTAACGCTTCATAAGGATTTGGATACCCTTCTTTCCTCAAAATGGTCTGAATTGCCTCTGCCACTACTGCCCAATTTTCTTCAAGGTCGTGATCAATTGCGGCTTTATTCAATTCCAGTTTGTTGATTCCCTTTTGCAAAGATTTCAGTGCAATCCAGGTGTGAGCCAACGGCACACCGATGTTGCGGAGGACAGTGGAATCAGTAAGGTCTCGTTGAAGTCGCGATATGGGAAGTTTCGCAGACAGGTGTTCAAACAGGGCGTTGGCCAGTCCCAGGTTTCCCTCGGCATTTTCGAAGTCGATGGGGTTTACTTTATGCGGCATGGCACTGCTGCCCACTTCGCCTTCTTTTATTTTCTGCTTGAAATAATTCATCGCAACATACTGCCAGATGTCCCGGCTGTAATCGATCAGAATGGTGTTGATCCTTTTGAGGTTGTCGAATTGCGCAGCGAGGTTATCGTAGTGCTCGATCTGTGTTGTAGGATGGCTTCGATCAAGACCCAGATACTTTGAAACAAAAGTGCTACCGAAATCCAGCCAGTTAATTTCAGGATAGGCAACATGATGTGCATTGAAATTTCCGGTTGCTCCGCCAAACTTGGCCGAATGTGAAATCGTCTTCAGGAGATCAAGTTGCTTTTTAATCCGCTCGCTAAATACAGCTATCTCTTTTCCCAAACGAGTAGGTGATGCCGGCTGTCCATGTGTCCTTGCCAGCATCGCAACATCTTTCCATTGAGAAGTTTGACCTTCCAGAAGGGAAATGACCTTTGATAGTTCCGGCAAAAATTCTTTCTCCAGAAATTCCTTGAGAAGTAAGGGGGTTGCTGTATTGTTGATATCCTGGGAAGTCAGTCCGAAATGGATGAGCTCCTTAAACGAAGCCAACCCCATCGCATCAAATTTCTTTTTTATGAAGTACTCGACTGCCTTTACATCGTGATTGGTTGTCTTCTCGATCTCCTTGATTTGCAGAGCATCACTTTCAGTAAACTCCTGGTAGATTTTACGGAGTGATGAGAACTTATCTTTGGGAAAAGATTTCAATTGGTCCAAAGGCAATTCACACAACGCAATGAAGTATTCGATCTCCACCAAAATGCGGTAACGTATCAATGCGAATTCTGAAAAGTATGGTGCCAGAGGTTTGGTCGTTTCAAAGTAACGACCATCGATCGGAGCGATTGCGGTGAGTGAATTGAGTTGCACTGGGTGAAATTAAAACGTTAAAATTAGCAAAAAGCATTTTAACAGTCCTTTAACAGATCGATTTGCAACCCGTCATATAATTGAACGTAGAGAACAGTATTTTTGACCTCAACCCTAACTCCATGTCGTATTCCCGGTACCTCTTTCTATTTACGTTCATTCTACCCGGCATCGATGCGGAAGAAGTTTTTGCCCAAGAGAAAAACAAACCGGGAATAGAGCTCTCTATTAAAAAAGCAAAAGGTACGATCAAACTGGACGGTATCCTTGATGAGCCGGACTGGGCCAATGCTGGCATCGCCAAGAATTTCTATCTGAATTATCCCGTGGATACGATCGCTCCAAAATACCAGTCTGAAGCACGTCTTACATTTGACCAGCATTTTTTGTACGTCTCTTTTGTTTGCTATGATGATATGTCAAAGGCATCCATTGTGCAAAGTCTGCGGAGGGATTTTGATTTCGGCTTAAACGACAACATCGGTATCTACCTAGATCCCTATGATGATCACACCAATGGATTCTATTTTGTCATTTCACCATACAATGTTCAGGAAGAAGGGACCGTGTATGGGGGTGGCACTTCAGGAGATTCGTTCAATCTCAATTGGGATAACAAATGGTATTCTGAAGTAAAGCACTACGAGGATCACTGGACAGCTGAAATCGCCATTCCATTCAAATCATTCCGTTACAATCACGTTGAAAATTGGAATGTGACTTTTGTTCGTAATGATTTAAAGCATAACCAAATCTCGAGCTGGATATTTACGCCTATTCAATTCTCACCGGCTTCCTTCGCATATACCGGCAAATTGCATTGGGATGACAGCGCACCACATGTTGGCCCCAATATTTCAGTGATACCTTATTTGGCCGGGTCTTCGACAAAGGACTCTGAAAATAAAATCCAGACGAGCAATTCGATGACTGCGGGCCTTGATGCAAAAGTAGCGGTGACTCCGGCTATCAACCTCGATCTTACCGTCAATCCAGATTTTTCTAACGTAGATGTTGACCGGCAAGTCATCAACCTGACGCGTTTTGAGTATCAGTTTCCGGAGCGCAGAACTTTCTTCCTGGAGAACAGTGATTTATTTTCCACGCCTGGTTATCCACCTACTCGTCCTTTCTTTTCACGAAGAATAGGATTGGCACAGGACTCTTCTGGAAATCTTCAAAAAATTCCCATTCAATACGGTGCACGGATCAGCGGAAAAATCGGTTCCAACTGGCGCATTGGCGCTATGAACTTGCAAACGGAAAAGAAAGAGTCAATGGGCCTTCCTACCCAAAACTATACTGTTGCCGTGGTACAGCGTCAAGTGTTCTCAAGATCGAACATCGACTTATACATGGTCAATAAGCAATCGCTTGGACTCGGCGATTATGATTCAACCAAGTACTATCACTCTGATGTACTGCGGACTGTTTGGAATGGAACCACGAATGTGAAAAAGCTTAATCTCTACAACCGGGTGATCGGTGCCGATTTCAATCTCTTCACTAAAAGCAACAAATGGAACGGAGACTTTTACTACAACAAATCATTTGACGGTTTTACAACCGACAAAAATTACTCTTACGGAGTGTTCATCAGTTATTCGACCAGGTACCTAAGTACGTTCGGAGGGCAATATGGTGTTGGACAGAATTACAATGCCGAGGTGGGGTTTGTTCCTGCACAGTCGGTATACCATGGATTTACCAATGGATTCAATAGGGTGAACCTGACTTTCTATCCGAAGCGTGGGCCCATCACCAACATGAGCCCGGGGATAGAATTTGACAGAACATTTTTGCTGGATGGCACCATTACTGACAAAGCCTACATTGCCGACTATACTATCAACTACCGGAATACCGGAAGGTTATTTGGAACTGTACAACGGACATTCCAGTTGCTACCGCAGAGTTTCAACCCCATCGATCCGAAGATTGATATCGCATATCAAACCGGGCAAAAGTTTGAGTGGACGGAATTCAATGTTCAATACAACTCTGATTCGAGAAAATTGTTTACCTATTCTGTCAAAGCATCGGGAGGGCAATTTTATGATGGTGAAAAGAAAGGATTAAGTGGTACTCTTTCCTATCGCTATCAGCCTTACGGAAACTTAACAGTCACCTACGATTACAACGACATAAAACTAAGTTACGGAAGCGCTCAGTTCTGGCTTGTGAGCCCACGCCTCGACTTGACGCTCACCAACAAAATCTTCTTCACAACGATTGTTCAATACAACACTCGTTATGAAAATATGGGACTCAATGCCCGTTTCCAGTGGCGCTTCAAACCCGCGTCTGATTTCTTCATCGTTTATACGGAAAATTATATTCCCGGAAACCTTCAATCCAAAAACAACGCTCTTGTATTAAAGTTGACCTACTGGTTTAATCTGTAGCACACTCGATTCGGTTACCATTCGCATTAAGCTGATCTGTCCGTTTGGATTTTTCCGTACCTTTGCTTTTCGTCCCGGCAAGGGGATTGAATTAATCTTTAAAACTGACGTCTAATGGCATTCGGTCTATTCAAAAAAAGCGAGAAAAAGCAGGAAACAACCAATACGCACTATCACGAACTTGTTGTAAAAAAAATTGTACCTGAAACTAAGGAGTCAATTTCCCTGGTTTTTGAGCACCCCGCTTCTGGAAAATTGAATTACAAATCGGGGCAATTTCTCACCCTCATTGCCAATGTGCAGGGCAAAGAAGTGCGCAGGGCGTATTCGCTTTGCTCTTCTCCATTTGTAGACCAGGATCTTGCTGTGATGGTGAAGCGTGTGGAAAACGGGTTGATGAGCAATTGGCTTCCCGAAAATCTGAAACCCGGACAAAAGCTTAGGGTGTTAGAGCCCATGGGGCAGTTCACCACCGAATATTCCAAAGACAAAAAACGTCACCTGATCATGTTTGCTGGAGGAAGCGGCATCACACCCATGATGTCTATCCTGAAAAGCACGATCACACAAGAACCGGAGAGCATTTGTTCACTCATCTATTGCAACCGCGACATCGACAATATCATTTTCAAGAATGAACTCGATCATTGGCAAACAAAATACGAAGGCAGGGTTCATGTGATCCACATTCTCGATAACGCACCCATGAACTGGCAAGGCTACTCGGGCTTGCTGAATAAAGAAATGCTGGCAAAACTTTTCGAGCGCATTCCGGATTGGGGGTTAGCCAAATCCACCTACCTCATGTGTGGACCGGAGGGCATGATGAAAAATGTTGAAAATCTTTTGGCAGAACTTAAAATACCAAAGGACAACATCTTCAAAGAAAGTTTTGTATCAGGGACAATCGACAAAGAGAAAAAAGAGGAAACGAAGGCTGCCAACGTATCCGGAAATACCGCTCATGAAGTCACTGTGCGTTACGATGGCCAGGAATATAAATTTGTTGTTGAACCTAACCGCACAATACTGGAGACCGCACTTGACCAGGGCATTGATCTCCCCTATTCTTGTCAAAGCGGATTATGCACCGCCTGCCGTGGCCGTGCGCTGTCTGGCAAAGTGAAACTCGATGAAGAAGAAGGTCTGTCACAATCTGAACGTGCCGAAGGTTACGTGCTGACTTGTGTCGGCCACCCGATCACCGATGATGTGGTCATCGAAATCGGTTAACTATTTCTGTTTTTCTTTGGTAAACTCAGCTCCATCAAAATTCAGTTTGATGATTTTGCCGCTGGCATCAAGTGAAAAGACTGCATTTGCTTTACCATACCAGTGTTTGTCATACCATCCACGAAACGTATCGTAGTTCCAGTGGTCTAATTTGGCCTTCACAAAATTATTCATGTTAACCACAAGTGAATTTTCATTCACCGTGATCTCTACCTGACCGAACAACGGGTCGGTGTACTTCCCTGCATAGTCATTTAAGTCAAGGCTTGGCTTTGTCCCGGCCACGCGTTTCGCCTCGAAATCTTTTTCCGTCTTTTCATTTTTATCGGTTATCTTTTTATAGAGCTCCTGAAATTCGGTACTCCAGTCGCGTGTTCCGCCCAGCGCAAAGAGATCAAAAGCCTTGTAGACGAGGGCATGTCTTAACTCCGCATGATCGTAGTTTCCAAACACGTAAATACCCAGTTTCGATTCGGGTAGTTGAGCATGAATAGCTATTGCGCCTGCGAGACTACCAGTATGAAAGTTTATTCTCTTTCCCTTGTAGTCGTGCTGAAACCAGCCAAGTCCATAGGTTGTCCAGTTGGGCTTAGTCAATTGTGCAGTCGGGTAGAATTCATTCGCCGGGACGATCACTTGAGGTTTAAACATCTCGTTCCATGTTTTCACGCTGAGAAGTTTTCCTCCGTTGTATTTACTACTGTCGAGCATGCAAGTCACCCATTTGCCGATATCCGATGCACACGACCATACACTTCCGGCGGGTCCGATTTCGTCAGCGCTGGTATGCTGGATGACGTGTATCGAATTCTCGATCAAATAATGTGGAGCAGT
Proteins encoded in this window:
- a CDS encoding MarR family transcriptional regulator — translated: MFREAVARQPLIFYMKIEEEIKQSKFKNPFQKVAINLLYTAKWLEANNNIFFKEFGITGQQFNILRILRGQHPASTSAAIIKERMLDRNSDVSRMLDRILDKKLVVKSQCPSDKRAFDVKITDAGLKLLAKIDLRLEEIDSKFLNLTSKEATQLSDLLDKCRG
- a CDS encoding oligoendopeptidase F, which produces MEQITIPKRPTRKFIPENFQVSSWDELKPFFEKLVQMPITNEKELKQWLRDRSELESVVSEDMGWRYIRMTCYTDKEEYSKAYQDFVQNIQPHMAPYSDLLNKKVLDSQWSASLMKERGFDLMMRNLKKEVELFREENIPLFTEISTETQKFAEVSGAMTVHIGDQEMTLPQAGVLLQSTDRAKREEVYKKITERRLKDKQTLDDLYSRLISLRHRVAVNAGFKNFRDYQFKAYGRFDYSPKDCFDFHEAIEGEVVPLLNEFSKERKATMKLSELRPWDKAVDAEGREPLKAFSDGKELTEKSIRVFKNLDPYLGNCLEVMKQMGHLDLESRKGKAPGGYNYPLAEIGVPFIFMNATSTMRDMTTIMHEGGHAVHNFLTKDLELNDFKSPPMEVAELASMSMELISMDEWPIFFPGEKELKRAKRDQLEDIIETLPWVATIDKFQHWIYENQAHSLDDRKKNWNLIFDQFSDTVTAWSGLQEAKDYLWQKQLHLYEVPFYYIEYGMAQLGAVAVWRNFKKNKKDGLRNYQEALKLGNLATIPEIYKAAGIKFDFSRSYIRELMSFVKEELAKI
- the rplI gene encoding 50S ribosomal protein L9, producing the protein MEVILTQDVTGLGYKNDTVKVKPGYGRNYLIPNGVALIANEPNKRRVAEDIRQAAHKAAKIKQDAEALAAKIGEISVEIRTKAGETGKIFGAVTSLQVSDALKAKGFDVDRKKISFKEQPKELGAYTALLDLHKEVKHNISVNVVAE
- the rpsR gene encoding 30S ribosomal protein S18; this encodes MTLMNEPIKRAEIKPKYCRFKKNGIRYIDYKDPDFLLKFINEQGKILPRRLTGTSWKFQKKVSQAVKRARHIAILPYLADQMK
- the rpsF gene encoding 30S ribosomal protein S6 produces the protein MKNYETVFILNPVLSEDQAKDTVEKFVKVLTKAKAEIVNKEQWGLKKMAYPIQNKSTGFYNLLEFATENTGIINTLETEFRRDESVMRFLTIALDKHSVAYNARRKKGEFNRTKKTVAPKRERAEA
- the purB gene encoding adenylosuccinate lyase, which encodes MQLNSLTAIAPIDGRYFETTKPLAPYFSEFALIRYRILVEIEYFIALCELPLDQLKSFPKDKFSSLRKIYQEFTESDALQIKEIEKTTNHDVKAVEYFIKKKFDAMGLASFKELIHFGLTSQDINNTATPLLLKEFLEKEFLPELSKVISLLEGQTSQWKDVAMLARTHGQPASPTRLGKEIAVFSERIKKQLDLLKTISHSAKFGGATGNFNAHHVAYPEINWLDFGSTFVSKYLGLDRSHPTTQIEHYDNLAAQFDNLKRINTILIDYSRDIWQYVAMNYFKQKIKEGEVGSSAMPHKVNPIDFENAEGNLGLANALFEHLSAKLPISRLQRDLTDSTVLRNIGVPLAHTWIALKSLQKGINKLELNKAAIDHDLEENWAVVAEAIQTILRKEGYPNPYEALKELTRKNEKITKESIYSFIDGLNVKKELKDHLKKISPYNYLGIDE
- a CDS encoding phenylacetic acid degradation protein; this encodes MAFGLFKKSEKKQETTNTHYHELVVKKIVPETKESISLVFEHPASGKLNYKSGQFLTLIANVQGKEVRRAYSLCSSPFVDQDLAVMVKRVENGLMSNWLPENLKPGQKLRVLEPMGQFTTEYSKDKKRHLIMFAGGSGITPMMSILKSTITQEPESICSLIYCNRDIDNIIFKNELDHWQTKYEGRVHVIHILDNAPMNWQGYSGLLNKEMLAKLFERIPDWGLAKSTYLMCGPEGMMKNVENLLAELKIPKDNIFKESFVSGTIDKEKKEETKAANVSGNTAHEVTVRYDGQEYKFVVEPNRTILETALDQGIDLPYSCQSGLCTACRGRALSGKVKLDEEEGLSQSERAEGYVLTCVGHPITDDVVIEIG
- a CDS encoding serine hydrolase, with translation MKIFRYAILLILSVSVSLRAQTIEQKVKEFDTYIEKSRMAWQMPGMAVVLVKDGKVILQKGYGVRKLGANDLVDDQTLFVCASTTKAMTAACMGILVDQGKVKWDDPVIQHLPSFQLYDPYVTRELKIRDLFTHNSGVGNTDFLWGSMNIPSTEVLDKMKLVKPSYSMRSGFIYQNIFYLAAGQVIEKVSGLTWEKFIKQNIFDKLGMSRTFPVLRDVKDVNQTAPHYLIENSIHVIQHTSADEIGPAGSVWSCASDIGKWVTCMLDSSKYNGGKLLSVKTWNEMFKPQVIVPANEFYPTAQLTKPNWTTYGLGWFQHDYKGKRINFHTGSLAGAIAIHAQLPESKLGIYVFGNYDHAELRHALVYKAFDLFALGGTRDWSTEFQELYKKITDKNEKTEKDFEAKRVAGTKPSLDLNDYAGKYTDPLFGQVEITVNENSLVVNMNNFVKAKLDHWNYDTFRGWYDKHWYGKANAVFSLDASGKIIKLNFDGAEFTKEKQK